A genomic stretch from Cloacibacterium caeni includes:
- a CDS encoding Fic family protein, translating to MEYLKSLENLEEIKFIDQQKRLIDEQRPFSREMEDKIFQKLKLDWNYNSNAIEGNQLTYGETIAFLNFGLTAKGKPFKDHLDIKGHNEAIQFMLQLIKENRPISENDIFDLHKILLVEPYFTKTISPEGIEFQKEIKIGKYKTSPNHVKTVSGDIHYYTNPEEVPFEMTKLLDWYRNVEEENLHPVVFSAVFHHKFTAIHPFDDGNGRLARLLSNFILLKYQYPVIVIKNQNKNQYYAALNIADNGIYEDLVKLFAENITHSFSIYEKALSGENINEPDDLDKEIELFTKEMRVQNIKAIDFQYDKNYLINTYIKGFLEYLFPKLNKIEQLFQKFYVNFNNKKIGFANTNDFHSIAFQKLLKINNSKVIYDFFFEEYIIGKYTINFKIMLEFNNKTLEFKVYKFYKTTMFGIMTNEIYSKEILYSENPQPIFEEITRSIINYLMNEIKKHSN from the coding sequence ATGGAATATCTGAAGTCTTTAGAAAATTTAGAAGAAATAAAATTCATTGACCAACAAAAAAGGTTGATAGATGAACAGCGTCCATTTTCCAGAGAAATGGAAGACAAGATTTTCCAAAAATTAAAATTAGACTGGAATTATAATTCTAATGCAATTGAAGGAAATCAACTCACTTATGGAGAGACTATTGCGTTTTTAAATTTTGGACTCACTGCAAAAGGTAAACCTTTCAAAGATCATTTGGATATTAAAGGACATAATGAAGCCATACAATTTATGCTTCAACTCATCAAAGAAAACAGACCAATTTCCGAAAATGATATCTTTGATTTACATAAAATCTTATTGGTAGAACCATACTTTACCAAAACAATTTCTCCTGAAGGAATTGAATTTCAGAAAGAAATTAAAATAGGAAAATACAAAACATCTCCAAATCATGTTAAAACAGTTTCTGGGGACATTCACTATTATACAAATCCTGAAGAAGTTCCTTTTGAAATGACCAAATTATTGGATTGGTATAGAAATGTAGAAGAGGAAAATTTACATCCTGTTGTGTTTTCTGCTGTTTTCCATCACAAATTTACTGCAATTCATCCTTTTGATGATGGTAATGGAAGATTAGCAAGATTGCTCAGTAATTTCATTTTGTTAAAATATCAGTATCCTGTAATTGTGATTAAAAATCAGAATAAAAATCAATATTATGCTGCTTTAAATATTGCAGATAATGGAATTTATGAAGATTTAGTAAAACTCTTTGCAGAAAATATTACCCATAGTTTTTCTATTTACGAAAAGGCTTTGTCGGGTGAAAATATTAACGAACCTGATGATTTGGATAAAGAGATTGAATTATTTACTAAAGAAATGCGGGTTCAGAATATAAAAGCTATTGATTTTCAATATGATAAAAATTATTTAATCAATACTTATATAAAGGGATTTTTAGAATATTTATTTCCTAAATTAAATAAGATTGAGCAACTTTTTCAAAAATTTTATGTAAATTTTAATAATAAAAAAATTGGATTTGCTAATACTAATGATTTTCATTCAATAGCTTTTCAAAAGCTATTGAAAATAAATAATTCTAAAGTAATATATGATTTTTTCTTCGAAGAATACATTATTGGAAAATACACTATAAATTTTAAAATTATGTTAGAGTTTAATAACAAGACTCTCGAATTTAAAGTTTATAAATTTTATAAAACAACTATGTTTGGTATTATGACAAATGAAATTTATTCAAAAGAAATTTTATATTCAGAAAATCCTCAACCCATATTTGAAGAAATTACCAGAAGCATAATCAATTATTTAATGAATGAGATAAAAAAACATTCAAATTAA
- a CDS encoding DUF2851 family protein — MNENLLQYLWKYKIFSKFDFKDTDGNPIEILDFGTLNTNSGPDFSLSKIKTKNIVLAGNIEIHVKSSDWYFHNHNLQKDYQSVILHVVYFNDTDIAELKEAGIPTLELKDYINEEILAKYQTLENQYQFIPCESIFDASKVPFLFSEETLLKKLDEKSIEIEHLLIQSKNNYEAVLFQKLAYSFGLKVNAEIYQNIAENIDFKIIQKISQNQFQLESLLFGKGNLLEKETETSQKWNREFEFLKAKFKISGQTFPVKFMRLMPPSFPTIRLSQLAMLYHLQPNLFSKILKAKNIQELKSLFEKVKTSEFWENHYTFEKTSEEKIEKKLSDDFIEILLINAVLPIIYTYFKNINPEKNDQVIDFYKNLSPEKNSIISSWKKLNVKFSSALETQAFLYHHKHLCSYKNCLNCNIGLKILKN, encoded by the coding sequence ATGAACGAAAATTTACTCCAATATCTTTGGAAGTATAAGATATTTTCCAAGTTTGATTTCAAAGATACCGATGGAAACCCAATCGAAATTCTAGATTTTGGAACATTGAACACCAATTCTGGACCAGATTTTTCTTTGTCAAAAATTAAAACGAAAAACATCGTTTTAGCAGGAAACATAGAAATTCATGTGAAATCTTCGGATTGGTATTTTCACAATCATAACCTTCAAAAAGACTATCAATCGGTTATTCTGCATGTTGTTTATTTTAATGACACGGATATTGCAGAACTTAAAGAAGCCGGAATTCCTACTTTAGAACTAAAAGATTATATTAACGAGGAGATTCTTGCCAAATATCAAACTTTAGAAAATCAATATCAGTTCATTCCGTGTGAAAGCATCTTTGATGCTTCTAAAGTTCCTTTTCTTTTTTCGGAAGAAACTTTACTCAAAAAATTAGATGAAAAATCTATAGAAATTGAACATCTTTTGATTCAATCTAAAAATAATTACGAAGCTGTTTTATTTCAAAAACTAGCATACAGTTTTGGACTAAAAGTAAATGCGGAAATTTATCAAAATATTGCAGAAAACATTGATTTTAAAATCATTCAAAAGATTTCTCAAAATCAATTTCAACTAGAAAGTTTACTTTTTGGAAAAGGAAATCTATTAGAAAAAGAAACCGAAACAAGTCAAAAATGGAATAGAGAATTTGAATTTCTGAAAGCCAAATTTAAAATTTCAGGACAAACTTTTCCAGTAAAATTTATGCGGTTAATGCCTCCTTCTTTTCCTACGATTCGGCTTTCTCAGTTGGCGATGCTGTATCATCTTCAGCCCAATTTATTTTCTAAAATTTTAAAAGCTAAAAATATTCAGGAATTAAAATCACTTTTCGAAAAAGTAAAAACTTCAGAATTTTGGGAAAATCACTACACGTTCGAAAAAACTTCCGAAGAAAAAATAGAGAAAAAATTGTCTGACGATTTCATAGAAATTCTTCTCATCAATGCAGTTTTGCCTATTATTTACACCTATTTTAAAAATATAAATCCCGAAAAAAATGACCAAGTTATAGACTTTTACAAAAATTTAAGCCCTGAAAAAAATTCTATCATCTCTTCATGGAAAAAACTTAACGTAAAATTTAGTTCAGCATTAGAAACCCAAGCGTTTTTGTATCATCATAAACATTTATGCTCATACAAAAACTGCTTGAATTGTAATATTGGCTTAAAAATTTTAAAGAATTAA
- a CDS encoding MGH1-like glycoside hydrolase domain-containing protein, with translation MNAEKQRLQDINYRTWGPYVSNRQWGNVREDYSFDGNTWGATGHDDAESRTYRWAEEGIAGISDDKQRLCFAFSFWNKKDKMVKERFFGLSNHQGNHGEDIKEIFYYLDNTPTHSYMKMVYKYPQNAFPYEDLIKTNAERSNKETEYEIIDTGIFDQNEYFDIFIEYAKIHHDDILIRVTVTNRNTEKAPLVILPTLWYRNNWSWGYNSYKPNFTTRHRGQIEIEHESLGMKKLYSRDKSVKILFCENETNTEKIFGKKSENKYFKDGINHHIVHQKNTVNPKKFGTKAAFVIDTELEGGETKTFDFRMSPHKMENAFFDFDEVFEVRKKESDEFYDEIQKDFNCEDEKNVQRQAFAGLLWNKQFYHYKVGKWLNGDPNFPVERNFEHHVRNVEWKHMNCKDIISMPDKWEYPWFATWDLAFHCVSFSILDPNFAKNQLQLLTKEWYMHPNGQLPAYEWDFSDVNPPVHAWSTFRVFKIDEKINGKPDIHFLESVFQKLLLNFTWWVNRKDKNGKNVFGGGFLGLDNIGAFDRNMQFKNGEYLEQADGTSWMAMFALNMMRISMELALYNPVYEDMAIKFFEHYLYIAEAMENLGEGKNGLWNEEDGFFYDVLQLNDGTGISLKLRSIVGLIPMFAVEVIEHEMLQKLPNFTERMDWILKNKPELAKLVSHWDVEGKGRKHLMSILRKTRLTKILNRMLDEKEFLSEFGIRSMSKVYEKNPFQLEINGINHVVHYTPAESDSRMFGGNSNWRGPIWFPINFLIVESLQRFYFYYDESLKVELPTGSENFQNLNYVADHLSQRLCSIFLPDKDGNRAFNGNVDKLNHDEHFKNYVMFYEYFHGDNGRGVGASHQTGWTSTVAKLLHPRLKN, from the coding sequence ATGAATGCTGAAAAACAACGATTACAAGATATAAATTACAGAACTTGGGGACCTTATGTAAGCAATAGACAGTGGGGAAACGTAAGAGAAGATTATTCCTTTGATGGAAATACTTGGGGAGCAACTGGTCATGATGATGCAGAAAGCAGAACGTACAGATGGGCAGAAGAAGGAATCGCGGGAATTTCTGATGACAAGCAACGTTTGTGCTTCGCTTTTTCTTTTTGGAACAAGAAAGATAAAATGGTTAAAGAACGTTTCTTTGGATTGAGCAACCATCAAGGAAATCATGGTGAAGACATTAAAGAAATTTTCTATTATTTAGATAATACGCCTACTCATTCTTACATGAAAATGGTGTACAAATATCCGCAAAATGCTTTTCCTTACGAAGATTTAATCAAGACAAATGCAGAACGAAGCAATAAGGAAACAGAATATGAAATTATAGATACGGGAATTTTTGACCAAAATGAATATTTTGATATTTTTATAGAATATGCCAAAATTCACCATGATGATATTTTAATCAGAGTTACCGTCACCAACCGAAATACAGAAAAAGCGCCTTTGGTGATTTTGCCCACACTTTGGTACAGAAATAATTGGAGTTGGGGTTATAATTCTTATAAACCTAATTTTACAACGCGCCATCGTGGTCAAATAGAAATAGAACATGAGAGTTTGGGCATGAAAAAACTTTATTCTCGTGACAAATCCGTGAAAATTCTTTTCTGCGAAAATGAAACCAATACCGAAAAAATATTCGGAAAAAAATCTGAAAATAAATACTTTAAAGATGGAATTAACCATCATATCGTTCATCAAAAAAACACGGTGAATCCTAAAAAATTCGGAACGAAAGCTGCTTTTGTAATCGATACGGAATTAGAAGGTGGGGAAACCAAAACTTTTGATTTCAGAATGTCTCCTCATAAAATGGAGAACGCTTTTTTTGATTTTGATGAGGTTTTTGAAGTAAGAAAAAAAGAATCGGATGAATTTTATGACGAAATTCAAAAAGATTTTAACTGTGAAGATGAAAAAAATGTTCAGCGACAAGCTTTTGCAGGATTGCTTTGGAACAAACAATTTTATCATTATAAAGTTGGGAAATGGTTAAATGGCGACCCAAATTTCCCAGTGGAAAGGAATTTTGAACATCATGTAAGAAATGTAGAATGGAAACACATGAATTGCAAAGACATTATTTCTATGCCAGATAAATGGGAATATCCGTGGTTTGCAACGTGGGATTTAGCCTTTCACTGTGTGAGTTTTAGTATTTTAGACCCAAATTTTGCCAAAAATCAATTGCAATTATTGACCAAAGAATGGTATATGCATCCTAACGGTCAGCTTCCAGCGTATGAATGGGATTTTTCAGATGTCAATCCGCCAGTTCACGCATGGAGCACTTTTAGAGTTTTTAAAATCGATGAAAAAATCAATGGAAAACCAGATATTCATTTCTTAGAAAGTGTTTTTCAGAAATTATTGCTCAATTTTACGTGGTGGGTAAACCGAAAAGATAAAAACGGGAAAAATGTTTTCGGTGGAGGATTTTTAGGATTGGATAACATTGGTGCTTTTGACCGAAATATGCAGTTTAAAAATGGAGAATATTTAGAACAAGCTGATGGAACTTCTTGGATGGCGATGTTTGCCCTGAATATGATGAGGATTTCTATGGAGTTGGCATTGTATAATCCAGTTTATGAAGATATGGCGATTAAATTTTTCGAGCATTATCTCTACATTGCAGAAGCCATGGAAAATCTTGGTGAAGGGAAAAATGGACTTTGGAACGAAGAGGATGGATTTTTCTATGACGTATTGCAACTTAACGACGGAACTGGAATTTCTTTAAAACTAAGAAGTATTGTAGGTCTCATTCCAATGTTTGCGGTAGAAGTAATAGAACACGAAATGCTTCAAAAACTGCCTAATTTTACCGAAAGAATGGATTGGATTCTAAAAAATAAACCCGAACTAGCCAAATTGGTTTCGCATTGGGATGTAGAAGGAAAAGGCAGAAAACATCTCATGAGTATTTTGAGAAAGACGAGATTGACCAAAATTCTGAATAGAATGTTAGACGAAAAAGAATTTTTAAGTGAATTTGGAATTCGTTCGATGTCAAAAGTGTATGAAAAAAATCCGTTTCAATTAGAAATTAATGGCATCAATCACGTTGTGCATTATACGCCTGCCGAAAGTGATAGTCGAATGTTTGGCGGAAACAGCAATTGGAGAGGTCCGATTTGGTTCCCGATTAATTTTTTAATTGTAGAAAGTCTTCAGCGATTTTATTTTTATTACGACGAAAGTTTGAAAGTAGAGCTTCCTACCGGAAGTGAAAATTTCCAAAATCTAAATTATGTAGCAGATCATTTGAGTCAAAGATTGTGCAGTATTTTCTTACCAGATAAAGACGGAAATCGTGCTTTTAATGGGAATGTAGATAAATTAAACCATGACGAACATTTCAAAAATTACGTGATGTTCTACGAATATTTTCATGGAGACAATGGTCGTGGAGTAGGCGCTTCTCACCAAACTGGTTGGACTTCTACCGTTGCCAAATTATTACACCCGAGATTGAAAAATTAG
- a CDS encoding homocysteine S-methyltransferase family protein codes for MQNSDILYQNLQQRILVLDGAMGTMLQRYQFTEEDYRGERFKNWESPLKGNNDLLSLTQPHAIEAVHRKYLEAGADIIETNTFSATTIAMADYHMEDLVYELNYESAKIARKVCDEFTALTPEKPRFVAGSIGPTNKTASLSPDVNDPGYRAITFDELRIAYKQQAEALLDGGSDILLVETIFDTLNAKAALFAIDQIQEERKIQIPIMVSGTITDASGRTLSGQTAEAFLVSISHLNLLSVGFNCALGAKQLTPYLETISNNSEFYISAYPNAGLPNAFGQYDESPEFMAEQIREYAEKGLVNIVGGCCGTTPDHIAAIAKIVKNYQPRKVDVII; via the coding sequence ATGCAAAATAGCGACATACTTTATCAAAATTTACAGCAAAGAATCCTTGTTCTAGACGGAGCTATGGGAACTATGCTTCAGCGATATCAGTTTACGGAAGAAGATTATCGTGGCGAGAGATTTAAAAACTGGGAATCTCCATTGAAGGGAAATAATGATTTACTTTCTCTTACTCAGCCTCATGCTATTGAAGCGGTACACAGAAAATATTTAGAAGCGGGTGCAGACATCATCGAAACCAATACTTTTTCTGCGACTACCATTGCAATGGCAGATTACCACATGGAAGATTTGGTGTATGAACTGAATTATGAATCCGCAAAAATTGCCAGAAAAGTTTGTGATGAATTCACGGCTTTAACTCCAGAAAAACCAAGATTTGTAGCAGGTTCTATTGGCCCTACTAATAAAACTGCATCTCTTTCTCCGGATGTAAATGACCCTGGTTACAGAGCCATTACTTTTGACGAGTTAAGAATTGCTTACAAACAACAAGCAGAAGCACTTTTAGATGGCGGTTCTGATATTCTTTTGGTAGAAACCATTTTTGATACTTTAAATGCGAAAGCTGCACTTTTTGCCATAGATCAAATTCAAGAAGAAAGAAAAATTCAGATTCCAATTATGGTTTCTGGAACCATTACTGACGCTTCAGGAAGAACTTTGAGCGGACAAACTGCTGAAGCTTTTTTGGTTTCTATTTCTCATCTTAATTTATTGAGTGTAGGATTTAACTGTGCTCTAGGTGCGAAACAATTGACGCCTTATTTAGAAACTATTTCTAATAATTCTGAATTTTACATTTCTGCTTATCCAAATGCTGGTTTACCGAATGCTTTCGGTCAATACGATGAATCTCCAGAATTTATGGCAGAACAAATCAGAGAATATGCAGAAAAAGGATTGGTAAATATCGTTGGTGGTTGTTGCGGAACAACTCCTGACCACATTGCTGCAATCGCAAAAATCGTTAAAAATTATCAACCAAGAAAAGTTGATGTGATAATTTGA
- the metH gene encoding methionine synthase encodes MKYLKLSGLEPLIITPESNFINIGERTNVAGSKKFLRLIKEEKFSEALDIARHQVEGGAQILDICFDDGLLDGKYCMVKFLNLIASEPDISRIPMMIDSSKWEILEAGLQVVQGKCVVNSISLKGGEEEFIRQAKAIKRYGAAVVVMAFDENGQADNYERRIEICKRSYKLLTDTVRFPAEDIIFDLNIFPVATGMEEHRRNALDFIEATKWVRENLPYVSVSGGVSNVSFSFRGNDTVREAMHSVFLYHAIKAGMNMGIVNPAMLEIYDEIPKDLLELVEDVMLDRRDDATERLLDYSEKHKSVKKDVVENLAWRNQPLQDRITYSLVKGIDRFIEEDVEEARKISAKPLDVIEGNLMTGMSVVGDLFGSGKMFLPQVVKSARVMKKAVAYLQPFIEAEKDSAQKANGKVLMATVKGDVHDIGKNIVSVVLGCNNYEIVDLGVMVPAEKIIQTAIDEKVDVIGLSGLITPSLDEMVHIANELERRNLDFPLMIGGATTSKAHTAVKIDPKYKNAVVHVNDASRAVGVVSSLLSNRNGAFISELKADYADFREKFLNRQVDKEYISIEEARNQKFKVDWKNEEIIKPKNLGVQIIENQDLEELVDFIDWSPFFRSWDLFGKYPQILEDEIVGEHAKELFADAQKMLKKIVKEKLLTAKAIFGIFPANSNEQDDIELKNGEETFTFRTLRQQHKKSDGKEYLALSDFIAPKTSGKQDYIGAFAVTTGFGTDELAQKYEAEHDDYNAIMVKALADRLAEAFAEYLHKKVRTEFWGYSNDENLENDDLISEKYVGIRPAPGYPACPDHLEKTTIWDLLKVKENIGLELTESLAMFPTASVSGYYFANPKAKYFGVGKISEDQLKDYAERKNVELEFARKWLSPNLAE; translated from the coding sequence ATGAAATATTTAAAACTTTCGGGTCTAGAACCTTTAATTATAACTCCAGAATCCAATTTTATCAATATTGGAGAAAGAACCAATGTAGCAGGTTCTAAGAAATTTCTCCGATTGATTAAAGAGGAAAAATTTTCTGAAGCTCTAGATATTGCTCGTCATCAAGTAGAAGGTGGCGCACAGATTTTAGACATTTGTTTTGATGATGGACTTTTAGACGGAAAATATTGCATGGTTAAATTCTTGAATTTAATCGCCTCAGAACCTGATATTTCCAGAATTCCAATGATGATAGATTCTTCTAAATGGGAAATTTTAGAAGCTGGTTTACAAGTAGTTCAAGGGAAATGTGTAGTAAATTCCATCAGTTTAAAAGGTGGTGAAGAAGAATTTATTCGTCAAGCCAAAGCCATCAAAAGATATGGTGCCGCAGTAGTTGTAATGGCTTTTGATGAAAATGGACAAGCTGATAATTACGAACGCAGAATAGAAATCTGTAAAAGAAGTTATAAACTGTTGACGGACACAGTCCGTTTTCCTGCGGAAGATATTATTTTCGACCTCAATATTTTCCCAGTTGCAACTGGAATGGAAGAACATCGCAGAAACGCGTTGGATTTCATTGAAGCAACAAAATGGGTTCGTGAAAACTTGCCTTATGTTTCGGTTTCTGGTGGTGTTTCTAACGTTTCGTTTTCGTTTAGGGGAAATGATACGGTAAGAGAAGCGATGCACTCGGTTTTTCTATATCACGCCATCAAAGCGGGAATGAATATGGGAATTGTAAACCCTGCAATGTTAGAAATTTACGACGAAATTCCTAAAGATTTGTTGGAGTTGGTAGAAGATGTAATGCTAGACAGAAGAGATGATGCTACCGAAAGATTATTGGATTATTCTGAAAAACATAAATCCGTAAAAAAAGATGTTGTAGAAAATTTAGCATGGCGAAATCAGCCTTTGCAAGACAGAATTACCTATTCTTTGGTAAAAGGAATTGACCGTTTTATTGAGGAAGATGTAGAAGAAGCCCGAAAAATTTCGGCAAAACCTTTGGATGTTATCGAAGGTAATCTAATGACAGGAATGTCTGTAGTGGGAGATTTATTCGGAAGTGGAAAAATGTTTCTTCCTCAAGTGGTAAAATCTGCGAGAGTGATGAAAAAAGCGGTGGCTTATCTTCAACCATTTATAGAAGCTGAGAAAGATTCTGCTCAAAAAGCCAATGGCAAAGTATTGATGGCAACGGTAAAAGGTGATGTTCACGACATTGGAAAAAATATTGTAAGCGTAGTTTTGGGCTGTAATAATTACGAAATTGTAGATTTGGGAGTGATGGTTCCTGCCGAAAAAATTATTCAAACTGCCATTGATGAAAAAGTAGATGTCATTGGTTTGAGCGGATTGATTACGCCAAGTTTAGACGAAATGGTGCACATTGCCAATGAATTAGAACGCAGAAATTTAGATTTTCCGTTGATGATTGGTGGCGCAACAACTTCTAAAGCGCACACTGCGGTAAAAATTGATCCAAAATATAAAAATGCGGTGGTTCACGTGAATGATGCTTCTAGAGCAGTTGGCGTGGTAAGTTCATTATTGAGCAATAGAAATGGAGCGTTTATTTCTGAACTTAAAGCAGATTATGCAGATTTTCGCGAGAAATTCTTGAACAGACAAGTTGATAAAGAATATATTTCGATAGAAGAAGCGAGAAATCAAAAATTTAAAGTTGATTGGAAAAACGAAGAAATCATTAAACCAAAAAATTTAGGTGTTCAAATTATTGAAAATCAAGATTTAGAAGAATTGGTTGATTTTATTGACTGGAGTCCGTTTTTTAGAAGTTGGGATTTGTTTGGAAAGTATCCTCAGATTTTAGAAGACGAAATTGTAGGAGAACACGCAAAAGAACTTTTTGCTGATGCTCAAAAAATGTTGAAGAAAATCGTGAAGGAAAAATTATTAACTGCAAAAGCAATTTTCGGAATTTTTCCTGCCAATTCTAATGAGCAAGACGATATTGAACTGAAAAATGGCGAGGAAACATTCACTTTCAGAACGCTTCGTCAACAACATAAAAAATCTGATGGCAAAGAATATTTGGCTTTGAGTGATTTTATCGCTCCAAAAACATCAGGAAAACAAGACTACATCGGTGCTTTTGCGGTGACTACTGGTTTTGGAACCGATGAATTGGCTCAAAAATATGAAGCTGAGCATGATGATTACAATGCCATTATGGTAAAAGCATTGGCAGACCGATTGGCAGAAGCTTTTGCAGAATATTTACACAAAAAAGTAAGAACGGAATTTTGGGGATATTCTAATGATGAAAATCTAGAAAACGATGATTTAATTTCTGAAAAATATGTAGGTATTCGTCCTGCTCCTGGTTATCCTGCTTGTCCGGATCATTTGGAAAAAACTACGATTTGGGATTTACTGAAAGTGAAAGAAAATATTGGTTTGGAACTGACAGAAAGTTTGGCAATGTTCCCTACAGCCTCTGTTTCTGGATATTATTTTGCCAATCCTAAAGCAAAATATTTCGGAGTAGGAAAAATTTCGGAAGATCAATTAAAAGATTACGCCGAAAGAAAAAATGTGGAATTGGAGTTTGCTAGAAAATGGTTGAGTCCGAATTTGGCAGAATAG
- the metF gene encoding methylenetetrahydrofolate reductase [NAD(P)H], translated as MKVTEHIQNANGKTLFSFEILPPLKGQNIQSIFDAINPLMEFNPAFIDVTYHREEYEYVEREDGLLEKRVVKKRPGTVGICAAIQNKYGVDAVPHILCGGFSKEDTENFLIDIDFLGIHNVVALRGDAVKTETYFKPEKNGHAFAKDLVEQIVKMNHGTYLDESLENSACTDFNIGVAGYPEKHMEAASLEQDIYHLKKKVEAGADYIVTQMFFDNQKYHDFVEKCKTSGINVPIIPGLKPITTKSQLSMIPHRFKVDLPNELVIAIAKAKDNKEVKEIGINWCIQQSKDLMKNGAPVLHYYSMGKSEVVKRIASEVFKH; from the coding sequence ATGAAAGTTACAGAACACATACAAAACGCCAACGGAAAAACTCTTTTTTCTTTTGAAATTTTACCACCTCTAAAAGGTCAAAATATACAGTCAATATTTGATGCGATTAATCCATTGATGGAATTTAATCCTGCATTTATAGATGTTACGTACCATCGTGAAGAATATGAATATGTAGAACGTGAAGATGGACTTCTAGAAAAACGAGTAGTAAAAAAAAGACCGGGAACTGTGGGAATTTGTGCTGCCATTCAGAATAAATATGGTGTAGATGCGGTTCCGCATATTTTGTGCGGTGGATTTTCTAAGGAAGACACCGAAAATTTCTTGATAGACATCGATTTCTTGGGAATTCATAATGTAGTGGCTTTAAGAGGAGATGCGGTGAAAACGGAAACCTATTTTAAACCAGAAAAAAACGGACATGCTTTTGCCAAAGATTTGGTAGAACAAATCGTGAAAATGAATCACGGAACTTATCTAGACGAAAGTTTAGAAAATTCTGCTTGTACAGATTTTAACATTGGTGTTGCTGGTTATCCTGAAAAACACATGGAAGCAGCCAGTCTGGAACAGGACATTTACCACCTCAAGAAAAAAGTAGAAGCAGGCGCAGATTATATCGTGACGCAAATGTTTTTCGACAATCAAAAATATCACGATTTTGTAGAAAAATGCAAAACTTCTGGTATTAATGTTCCTATTATTCCTGGATTAAAACCAATTACTACCAAGTCTCAACTGAGTATGATTCCGCATCGTTTCAAGGTAGATTTGCCTAATGAGTTGGTGATTGCCATTGCTAAAGCAAAAGACAACAAAGAAGTAAAAGAAATTGGCATCAACTGGTGCATTCAGCAGAGCAAAGATTTAATGAAAAACGGCGCTCCTGTTCTTCATTATTATTCTATGGGAAAAAGCGAAGTGGTAAAAAGAATTGCTTCGGAAGTGTTTAAACACTAA